In Chryseobacterium sp. C-71, the genomic window AATAATCCCCCCCTCCATATTGTTGGGACTGGTTGACAAGCTTTTAACTATTGTAAATTCAGAGCCTAACCGTGTACTTGGAACAGACTGATCTAATATTAGATCGGAACCAAGTGGTGTATTTGTAGTGGCATAGAAACCGTTAGCATTCCCATTTGTTACAGAAATGGGTTTATCTGAAACAATTTTCGCCCCTATAAATCCGGATCTGTTTTCCGGTACCACAGATTGCCCTGCAAGAATATATGATTGTCCCTTGTTTAATGTAAACGTTATCGTAGAAGGAGAACCAGTGACATTAATAAACTGAACACCATTATCAAAATCTGAAACTGTGACAGTAGTATCATCTTCTACAGCCAAAAAACCTGTCGTAAAATTCAATGTACTATTCGTGTAGGTCATAGGAGCAGAAACATTATAGAAAAATCGACCAAGACCAGCTCTACCTTTTGACGTTACCACTTCTCCATGGTTGGGACTATAAATTCTGAGTGTAGCGAAATAAGGTAAATTACCGTTTGTATGTAGACCCAAAGTCCTAACCTGAGCTGCATTATTCACCACATTAGCTTTAATGAATGCGGTCGGAACATTGAAAACCTGAGGACTGCCTTTACTTATTGTTACTGTTCCTATTTGAATATTATTATTATAAACACGAACCTGGAAAGGTATAACAGAATCGGTAGAAAGATATATAGCGTGAACATAATTAGTAGAGGAGCTGTCATAATAAGGAGCAAACCAATGATCTGTGTCTCGCTGGGCGTAAAAAAAATTACTAAACAAAAAAATAGGGAGTAAAAAAAATAAAAGCTTTTTCATATTTAATCATTTTCATTTAATATCAGAGCTATCTCGTATTAAATATACAAATTTCACTTTTTATTTCCTAAAATAATCATAAAAAATATTAAAATAACATATCCATAATATTAATTCTATTCATTTTTCATATGTATATTTCGATCATTCAATAATAATTTATAATATCAAAAAGTAATTACATTTGTATTTTGTAGCAAATTGTATTTTACAAAAACCTCCAAATAATATATATTCTAAACCGCTCTACATTTGATAAATAAATGTTTTCATTCATTCTAACAGAAATATTTCTAATTCAAAATTCACCTTTCATCCCGAAAAAACTCAATAAAGATTTAAAATCACAATGGTCTTAATTTTCAGTCAGTTGTAAAATCACCTCATATTCAAAACCTCTGCTTAAAAGGTACTTTATGGTTTTAGATTTCTTCTGATACGCCTGTAATCCAGTCAGTTTTGATTCGTAATTTTCGTATAATCTTCGTATTGTTTTCACGTAATCTTCCTCGTCAATTTCATCAAAGCTTTTAGTAATCAACTTTTCCGTGATCCCTTTTTGCTTGAGATGCATTTTGATTTTGGTTTTGCCCCAATGTTTTATGTAAAACTTACCACGAATATAACTTCTTGTAAAACGTTCTTCATTCAGATAGTTTTCTTTCATTAAGTACAAAAGAATTTCCTCCTTCGCTTCGGGAATCAATACAAATTCTCTCATCTTCTGCTCTACTTCAGCATGACAACGATCCTGATACACGCAATAATTAACTAGCTTTTGTTTAGTTTCTTCAAAGGTGAAAAGTTTTTTTTCAGACTGCATATTTAGATCATGAGTAATTAAAAATTAAGACTTATTAAAAAGAGGCACAAAATAATTTGCACCTCTTTATATTATTTGATTTATTTAAAGCTAAAAAGCCAATAGCTCGTTAGTAATTGAATAAAGCTTTACCTTCCATCAATCCGTTTACTTTTTTTCTAACTTCAGAAATCACTTCTTCGTTTTTGATATTGTCTACTACTTCAGAAATCAATCCTGCAATAGTTTCCATATCATTTTCTTTAAGACCTCTTGTTGTAATAGCCGCAGTTCCTAATCTGATCCCAGAAGTTGTGAACGGAGATTTATCATCAAAAGGAACCATGTTTTTATTACAAGTAATATCTGCTTTTACCAAAGCTTTTTCGGTTTCTTTTCCGTTTACACCTTTGTTTCTAAGATCTACCAACATCAAGTGGTTATCTGTACCGCCGCTTACAATATCAAAACCTAAATCTACCATTGCCTTTGATAAAGCCTGAGCATTAGACTGTACTTGTTTAGCGTACGTTAAAAACTGATCATCGATTGCTTCAGCAAAAGCAACAGCTTTACCGGCAATTACGTGCTCCAAAGGACCTCCTTGGATTCCTGGGAAAACAGCTCCGTCAAGAACCTGACTCATCTGCTTGATTTCTCCTTTTGGAGTTTTGTGACCGTAAGTGTTTTCAAAATCTTTACCCATCATGATCATTCCACCTCTTGGACCTCTTAGAGTCTTGTGAGTTGTTGTTGTTACAACGTGGCAATGTTCGAATGGGTTATTTAATAAACCTTTAGCAACAAGACCTGCAGGGTGTGCAATATCTGCCCAAAGTGTAGCTCCTATTTCGTCTGCAACCTCTCTGAATTTTGCATAATCTAAATCTCTTGAATAAGCTGAGAAACCTGCAATTAACATTTTTGGTCTTTCTCTCAAAGCCACTTCTCTCATTTGATCATAATCGATCAAACCTGTTTCCTGCTGAACGCCGTAAGAAACTACGTCGTACTGAATTCCTGAGAAATTCACTGCAGAACCATGAGTAAGATGCCCTCCCATAGAAAGATCCATCCCCATGATTTTATCTCCAGGCTTCAAAACTGCTAAATAAATCGCAGCATTCGCTTGAGAACCAGAATGTGGTTGAACATTTACATACTCTACTCCGAAAAGTTCTTTAGCTCTGTTGATTGCCAAAGTCTCAACCTCATCTACTACTTCACAACCTCCGTAATATCTTTTTCCGGGATACCCTTCTGCAT contains:
- a CDS encoding regulatory protein RecX, with product MQSEKKLFTFEETKQKLVNYCVYQDRCHAEVEQKMREFVLIPEAKEEILLYLMKENYLNEERFTRSYIRGKFYIKHWGKTKIKMHLKQKGITEKLITKSFDEIDEEDYVKTIRRLYENYESKLTGLQAYQKKSKTIKYLLSRGFEYEVILQLTEN
- the glyA gene encoding serine hydroxymethyltransferase, whose product is MDIIFDLIEKERERQSHGLELIASENFVSENVMKAMGSVLTNKYAEGYPGKRYYGGCEVVDEVETLAINRAKELFGVEYVNVQPHSGSQANAAIYLAVLKPGDKIMGMDLSMGGHLTHGSAVNFSGIQYDVVSYGVQQETGLIDYDQMREVALRERPKMLIAGFSAYSRDLDYAKFREVADEIGATLWADIAHPAGLVAKGLLNNPFEHCHVVTTTTHKTLRGPRGGMIMMGKDFENTYGHKTPKGEIKQMSQVLDGAVFPGIQGGPLEHVIAGKAVAFAEAIDDQFLTYAKQVQSNAQALSKAMVDLGFDIVSGGTDNHLMLVDLRNKGVNGKETEKALVKADITCNKNMVPFDDKSPFTTSGIRLGTAAITTRGLKENDMETIAGLISEVVDNIKNEEVISEVRKKVNGLMEGKALFNY